The following coding sequences lie in one Vibrio tubiashii ATCC 19109 genomic window:
- a CDS encoding type IV secretion system protein, protein MFETLFNFLDEVITKNISEMVVVFAQMLSPFMGVLVVTFFCYMGYQSLYDGQKDIYKEYFKAIISLALCAFVAFNTEWYQANVVPIVLYMGDDFAVGLLGAEAGSSAAALQAITNSMLEQNGMIWDTIDVSVTDGDSIVHFFLATGLIIISFMGFLPFIGISTAYLMVAKIMVSFLLVLAPLYVMFGFFPATRSMFKSWTGQALNYVLLSVIYPIAFNLFLQLIQVAGLDGNITATSVLLTFIIMFALILLATQIPTFTSALSGGIGINGLVGGIGATADSALNTMGNIYKGGEKGVGLAKQAKQWAADKGKGNISPG, encoded by the coding sequence ATGTTTGAAACTCTCTTTAATTTTCTAGACGAAGTAATAACTAAGAATATCTCTGAAATGGTGGTGGTGTTTGCACAAATGCTATCGCCATTTATGGGGGTATTGGTGGTAACGTTTTTTTGTTACATGGGGTATCAATCTCTCTATGACGGGCAGAAGGATATATATAAGGAGTACTTCAAGGCGATTATTTCATTAGCGTTGTGTGCGTTTGTGGCGTTTAACACTGAGTGGTATCAAGCGAATGTTGTCCCTATCGTGTTGTATATGGGAGATGATTTTGCAGTAGGGTTGCTCGGTGCGGAAGCAGGGAGCAGCGCAGCAGCGTTACAAGCGATTACAAACTCGATGCTTGAGCAAAACGGTATGATATGGGACACCATTGATGTAAGTGTCACTGATGGGGATAGTATCGTACATTTCTTTCTGGCTACCGGCTTGATCATCATTTCATTTATGGGTTTTCTGCCTTTCATTGGTATTAGTACGGCTTACTTAATGGTTGCCAAAATCATGGTTAGCTTTTTGCTAGTGCTTGCTCCCCTTTACGTCATGTTCGGCTTCTTTCCTGCAACAAGAAGTATGTTTAAAAGTTGGACAGGGCAAGCATTAAATTATGTGCTCTTATCCGTAATTTACCCAATAGCCTTCAACTTGTTTTTACAGCTTATTCAAGTCGCGGGGTTAGATGGAAACATCACTGCTACATCAGTATTGCTGACGTTCATCATTATGTTTGCATTGATCCTTCTTGCGACACAGATTCCAACCTTTACCTCTGCCTTATCTGGCGGCATTGGCATTAATGGTTTAGTGGGTGGTATTGGTGCAACGGCCGATAGCGCTTTAAACACGATGGGGAATATTTATAAAGGGGGTGAAAAAGGTGTGGGTTTGGCCAAACAAGCGAAGCAATGGGCGGCTGATAAAGGCAAAGGCAACATTTCACCAGGTTAA
- a CDS encoding type IV secretion system protein has protein sequence MRKYLIVPVLLLTPVVNATGIPVVDGAALMQMVTDNIQRAAQWAKEADQWAKSNGLSVDQIKEYKAHADHYQRMVEGHYSFEDLVNDPILNNVAEMQGWRELYNTIEDIEELRARFNIDRGDDRFDDLIKKYELVDRFYKRTLKRNDSLQKLLEQFNTADTPAAKADLANAIAFEQTKIKNDQEMLASLQSIQEEQANIRHAAESRRKIDQLFGDGIPRK, from the coding sequence GTGAGAAAGTATCTAATAGTTCCGGTGCTACTTCTAACACCAGTAGTTAATGCTACCGGCATTCCTGTCGTTGATGGTGCAGCATTAATGCAAATGGTGACAGATAATATTCAAAGGGCGGCACAGTGGGCGAAAGAAGCCGACCAATGGGCGAAGTCTAACGGGTTGAGTGTTGATCAGATTAAAGAGTACAAAGCTCATGCAGACCATTACCAACGAATGGTTGAGGGGCATTACTCTTTTGAAGATTTAGTCAATGATCCAATACTAAATAACGTGGCTGAAATGCAGGGGTGGCGAGAGCTATACAACACGATTGAAGACATTGAAGAGTTGAGAGCCCGATTTAATATTGATCGCGGGGATGACCGCTTTGATGATTTAATCAAAAAGTATGAGCTTGTTGACCGCTTTTATAAGCGTACATTAAAGCGTAATGACTCGTTACAAAAGCTGCTAGAACAGTTCAACACAGCAGATACCCCTGCTGCAAAAGCAGATCTAGCGAACGCGATTGCCTTTGAGCAGACCAAAATCAAAAATGACCAGGAAATGTTAGCCTCCTTGCAAAGCATCCAAGAAGAGCAAGCTAATATCCGTCATGCGGCTGAATCACGAAGAAAAATTGATCAGCTTTTTGGTGATGGCATACCTCGTAAATAG
- a CDS encoding VirB4 family type IV secretion/conjugal transfer ATPase, whose product MNGLNTIPLQQRIPNYGYPISKHISSLDDGKLMATIQLEGIPFESESKKSLEAAFLTVRGVFNQLATKYGGRLAVWTHIVKTEDELSTKYDFSGNQFMQTLSDKYIGSFSGSTFFSTSYYITLVYQYDEALNLAVNEFEEVLRTVTTQLKRFNSHMLGVNDDGSSCSNVEFLSQLLNNNRRSIPMVENKIKDIIGHSDWHFGYDTLEIRNADTQTSKYAVFYEVDSMPATTEMGMWDFLLTQQCEFVITQSMFLFKAPKTIRILEEQMNQIESTDANHTELLELEIAKDAVVSGNACFGDYHCSIAVFNEDQALLVKKASEFAGEFGARNTLLKRSNLKSAFSFLSALPASKERITPSPRTTANLASTFSIHNYSKGKQYGNPIGDGTALMPLKTLSDTIFHLNCHASEPGKNVVGKKYAGHVMLLGASGAGKTTTEGVLVGFLTRWNPQIFAIDYNRSTELFIRAYGGQYFCFDEGVDSGLNPFQLEDTPSLRSFLNRLCYRLCSNNEGFLSELEEMEVKAGIDSVMLLDHEHRGLSALLSTIQQPSLRARLSKWCHSEGGQYAWCLDSPLNKFNPETMDKIGFDTTLLLDDGGHPACEAVLATLFYIKELMQKEGRLLCTIVEEFWMPANYPLTQNLMKKVLKAGRLKSEFMILSSQSPEDAIDCKIFAPIVQQTATKIFLPNPDAEFESYQKCGLSYTEFKELSLLDKQSRIFLVKQSHNSCFARLDLHGYDNHLPIISGTTEDISLCEEIRQEHGDKPDVWIPLLLQAIKEREEKKSEKVSNSSGATSNTSS is encoded by the coding sequence GTGAATGGCTTAAACACAATTCCACTACAACAACGGATACCTAATTATGGCTATCCAATAAGCAAACACATTAGCTCTCTTGATGACGGCAAATTGATGGCCACCATTCAGTTAGAGGGGATACCTTTTGAATCTGAATCAAAAAAGTCGCTTGAAGCGGCTTTTTTGACAGTAAGAGGGGTGTTTAACCAACTGGCTACTAAATACGGGGGGCGACTTGCTGTTTGGACGCATATCGTTAAAACAGAAGATGAGTTGAGCACCAAGTATGATTTTTCTGGTAATCAGTTTATGCAGACACTCTCTGATAAATATATCGGGTCTTTTTCTGGTTCTACCTTTTTTAGCACTAGCTACTACATCACATTAGTTTATCAGTACGATGAAGCATTAAACCTCGCAGTGAACGAATTTGAAGAGGTATTGAGGACTGTGACTACACAACTAAAGCGTTTTAACAGTCACATGCTTGGTGTTAATGACGATGGTAGTAGCTGTAGTAATGTTGAGTTTCTATCCCAATTGCTAAATAACAATCGTCGGTCTATTCCGATGGTTGAGAACAAGATCAAAGATATTATTGGCCATAGTGACTGGCACTTTGGTTATGACACTTTGGAAATTCGCAATGCAGACACCCAAACAAGTAAGTATGCGGTGTTTTACGAAGTGGATTCTATGCCCGCTACAACTGAAATGGGGATGTGGGATTTCCTACTGACACAACAGTGTGAGTTTGTTATTACTCAATCTATGTTCTTATTCAAAGCGCCCAAGACTATACGTATTCTTGAAGAGCAAATGAATCAGATAGAATCGACAGACGCAAATCACACTGAGTTACTAGAGCTTGAGATAGCTAAAGATGCTGTTGTTAGCGGCAACGCATGTTTTGGAGATTATCATTGTTCAATCGCTGTATTTAATGAAGACCAAGCGCTTTTAGTTAAAAAAGCCTCTGAGTTTGCAGGTGAGTTTGGCGCAAGAAATACGTTGCTTAAGCGTTCTAACTTGAAATCGGCTTTTTCGTTTTTGTCTGCATTACCGGCTTCTAAAGAGCGTATTACCCCATCACCAAGAACAACTGCTAATTTAGCCTCTACTTTCTCTATTCACAATTACAGTAAAGGTAAGCAGTACGGAAACCCAATAGGAGACGGGACAGCGTTGATGCCATTAAAAACGCTGTCAGACACCATATTTCACTTGAACTGTCACGCCTCTGAACCTGGTAAAAACGTGGTCGGCAAAAAATATGCGGGTCATGTGATGCTGCTTGGAGCAAGTGGTGCGGGTAAGACAACGACGGAAGGTGTTTTGGTTGGTTTTTTGACGCGATGGAATCCTCAAATATTCGCTATAGATTATAACCGTTCAACTGAATTATTCATTCGGGCTTACGGAGGGCAATACTTCTGTTTCGATGAGGGGGTTGATAGTGGCTTAAATCCCTTTCAGTTAGAAGATACGCCAAGTTTGAGAAGTTTTTTAAATCGTCTCTGTTATCGCCTTTGTTCAAACAATGAAGGTTTTTTGTCTGAACTGGAAGAAATGGAAGTTAAGGCGGGTATAGATTCCGTTATGCTTCTTGACCATGAACATCGTGGATTAAGTGCGCTCTTGAGTACCATTCAACAGCCGAGTTTACGAGCTCGACTATCTAAATGGTGTCACAGTGAAGGGGGGCAATATGCTTGGTGTCTCGATTCTCCACTAAACAAGTTTAATCCTGAGACAATGGATAAAATTGGTTTTGATACTACATTGTTGCTTGATGACGGTGGCCATCCTGCGTGTGAGGCCGTCTTAGCTACTTTGTTTTATATAAAAGAACTGATGCAAAAAGAGGGACGTTTACTTTGCACCATCGTTGAAGAGTTTTGGATGCCTGCCAACTACCCACTGACTCAAAACCTAATGAAAAAAGTCTTAAAAGCCGGTCGCTTAAAAAGTGAGTTCATGATTTTGAGTTCTCAGTCACCAGAAGATGCAATAGATTGCAAAATCTTTGCTCCTATTGTTCAGCAGACGGCAACCAAAATATTCCTTCCTAATCCTGATGCTGAGTTCGAGTCTTATCAAAAATGTGGGCTGTCTTACACCGAGTTTAAAGAATTATCGTTGCTAGACAAGCAATCGCGAATTTTTCTGGTTAAGCAAAGTCACAACAGTTGTTTCGCACGTCTCGACTTACACGGATACGACAACCATCTTCCAATTATTTCCGGTACTACTGAGGATATTTCGCTCTGTGAGGAAATTCGCCAGGAGCATGGCGATAAGCCTGATGTATGGATTCCGTTATTGCTTCAAGCCATTAAAGAGAGAGAGGAGAAAAAAAGTGAGAAAGTATCTAATAGTTCCGGTGCTACTTCTAACACCAGTAGTTAA
- a CDS encoding VirB3 family type IV secretion system protein: MSSDSEKTLYPSYNSLSRKPLMFGVPVIAFVVLTLLILVTGVFGFILFGIYSLIVPIFLIACLIGIRFECAEDSRAVEWMKWDFKGWLDRLKCRSNVTSFTSNVDHLKSQEAVLREWLKHNSTTTTDT; the protein is encoded by the coding sequence ATGAGTAGCGACAGTGAGAAAACCTTATACCCAAGCTACAACTCACTGTCACGTAAGCCCTTAATGTTCGGGGTTCCAGTAATTGCATTTGTAGTGTTAACGCTTCTGATATTGGTTACTGGAGTTTTCGGTTTCATTCTATTTGGTATCTACAGCTTAATTGTCCCTATTTTTCTTATTGCGTGTCTTATCGGGATTCGCTTTGAATGTGCGGAAGATTCAAGGGCGGTGGAGTGGATGAAGTGGGACTTTAAAGGGTGGTTAGACAGGTTGAAATGTCGCTCTAATGTTACATCGTTCACATCCAATGTGGATCATTTGAAATCACAGGAGGCGGTTTTACGTGAATGGCTTAAACACAATTCCACTACAACAACGGATACCTAA
- a CDS encoding TrbC/VirB2 family protein codes for MKNRNVLGKDKSTSNVKNGLITLATLGVLVLSSDALAASGGLSKATDTVREIQTWLYTVTGIGCMANISYLGIMAKLGKKQWADVIVSIGQTALLGAAVALGTWAYGLFA; via the coding sequence ATGAAAAATAGAAATGTTTTAGGTAAAGATAAGTCTACATCCAATGTAAAGAATGGATTGATTACTCTTGCCACATTAGGGGTGTTGGTACTCTCTTCCGACGCGTTAGCGGCCAGTGGCGGCTTAAGTAAAGCTACTGATACAGTGCGAGAAATTCAAACGTGGTTGTATACGGTAACTGGCATTGGTTGTATGGCTAACATTAGTTATTTAGGCATCATGGCCAAGTTGGGTAAAAAGCAGTGGGCTGATGTGATTGTAAGTATCGGCCAAACGGCTCTATTAGGTGCGGCAGTCGCTCTTGGTACTTGGGCGTACGGGTTGTTTGCATAA
- a CDS encoding TraY domain-containing protein produces MKNTNSEEQAEITVQVTLKGERARRFAQSVKTSGRSNRGEAKIRLEHSLDNFSSLAAVDHAVARN; encoded by the coding sequence ATGAAAAATACAAATTCAGAAGAACAAGCAGAAATTACGGTGCAAGTAACCCTCAAAGGGGAACGCGCTAGACGTTTTGCACAAAGCGTTAAGACTTCTGGTCGTTCTAACCGTGGAGAGGCAAAGATTCGCCTTGAACACAGTTTAGATAATTTCAGTTCCTTAGCTGCAGTGGATCATGCAGTAGCTAGAAACTAA
- a CDS encoding helix-turn-helix transcriptional regulator yields the protein MTNDTAPNGLFVGNDLSDIQKSLFNDLDLTEKQFFSFYMYSNGFSDKQTAIMDNTTADNIKYHLSVITKKLECNSRAELRIIYLNRIMAAQMRMFARLSSAEIAKLN from the coding sequence ATGACAAATGATACCGCACCAAATGGCTTATTTGTAGGAAATGATTTAAGTGATATTCAGAAATCATTGTTTAATGACTTAGATCTAACAGAAAAACAATTTTTCAGTTTCTATATGTACTCAAATGGGTTCAGTGATAAGCAAACAGCGATTATGGATAACACGACAGCCGATAACATCAAGTATCACCTTTCTGTTATCACGAAGAAGCTAGAATGCAACAGTCGTGCAGAATTAAGGATTATTTACCTTAACCGCATAATGGCGGCTCAAATGAGAATGTTTGCTAGATTAAGCTCTGCTGAAATAGCAAAACTAAACTAA
- a CDS encoding single-stranded DNA-binding protein yields MASRGVNKVILVGNLGSDPEVRFMPSGGAVANITIATSESWRDKATGEQREKTEWHRVALFGKLAEVAGEYLRKGSQVYVEGQLQTRKWQDQTGQDRYTTEVVVQGFNGVMQMLGGRQAAGQKPQAQPQQGGWGQPQQPMSQPSDESLHPNNREPNNSGRQLAQPQYNEPPMDFDDDIPFIDEYRRHRPLGHCV; encoded by the coding sequence ATGGCGAGTAGAGGGGTTAATAAAGTTATTTTAGTTGGCAACCTTGGTTCTGATCCAGAAGTTAGGTTTATGCCGTCCGGTGGGGCGGTGGCCAATATCACAATAGCTACGTCTGAATCGTGGCGAGATAAGGCGACGGGTGAGCAGCGAGAAAAAACGGAGTGGCATCGAGTCGCCTTGTTCGGAAAGCTTGCCGAGGTAGCAGGGGAGTACCTTCGAAAAGGTTCACAGGTTTACGTGGAAGGTCAACTACAAACCCGTAAGTGGCAAGACCAAACTGGACAAGACCGGTACACAACAGAAGTTGTGGTGCAGGGGTTTAATGGTGTGATGCAAATGCTTGGTGGTCGTCAAGCTGCAGGACAAAAACCGCAAGCGCAACCTCAACAGGGAGGTTGGGGGCAGCCTCAACAGCCTATGTCACAACCTAGTGATGAGTCTTTACACCCAAACAACCGTGAACCTAATAATAGTGGGCGTCAACTAGCACAGCCCCAATACAACGAGCCTCCAATGGATTTTGATGATGATATTCCATTCATAGATGAATATCGTCGTCACCGTCCTCTTGGTCACTGTGTTTGA